Proteins encoded in a region of the Streptomyces sp. NBC_00513 genome:
- a CDS encoding NADP-dependent succinic semialdehyde dehydrogenase, with protein MAIATINPVNGETLRTFDELTEDEIEQRLTLAAETFRTFRITEFAERARLLDRAADLLDEDQDDIARTMTTEMGKPIAAARAEAAKCAKAMRWYARNAEGLLADEFPAEEEVADSGAARARVHYRPLGVVLAVMPWNFPLWQVVRFAAPALMAGNVGLLKHASNVPQTALYLGDLFRRAGFPAGAFQTLLVSSGAVERILRDPRVAAATLTGSEPAGRAVAAIAGDEVKKTVLELGGSDPFVVMPSADVERAARVAVTARVQNNGQSCIAAKRFIVHTDVHDEFTRLFTARMAELTVGDPMAESTDVGPLATEQGRDDVEGLVDDAVRRGARALCGGSRPEAFPKGWFYEPTVLTGITPEMRIHHEEAFGPVATVYRVRDLDEAVDVANDTPFGLSSNVWTRDEAEQRRFVRDVEAGGVFFNGMTASHPALPFGGVKRSGYGRELSGHGIREFCNTTTVWHAAEPGAKPA; from the coding sequence GTGGCCATTGCGACGATCAACCCCGTGAACGGCGAGACGCTCCGCACGTTCGACGAACTGACGGAAGACGAGATCGAACAACGGCTGACGCTCGCCGCCGAGACGTTCCGGACGTTTCGGATCACGGAGTTCGCCGAGCGCGCCCGGCTCCTCGACCGCGCGGCGGACCTCCTGGACGAGGACCAGGACGACATCGCCCGCACGATGACGACAGAGATGGGCAAACCGATCGCGGCGGCCCGCGCCGAAGCGGCGAAGTGCGCCAAGGCCATGCGGTGGTACGCGCGCAACGCCGAGGGCCTGTTGGCCGACGAGTTCCCGGCCGAGGAGGAGGTGGCGGACTCCGGGGCCGCCCGCGCCCGGGTCCACTACCGGCCGCTGGGAGTCGTCCTGGCCGTGATGCCGTGGAACTTCCCCCTCTGGCAGGTCGTCCGCTTCGCGGCACCCGCGCTCATGGCCGGCAACGTGGGTCTGCTCAAGCACGCGTCGAACGTGCCCCAGACCGCGCTGTACCTGGGCGACCTCTTCCGGCGCGCCGGATTCCCCGCCGGAGCCTTCCAGACGCTGCTCGTCTCCTCCGGCGCGGTCGAGAGGATCCTGCGCGACCCCAGGGTGGCCGCGGCGACCCTGACGGGGAGCGAGCCGGCGGGCCGCGCGGTCGCCGCCATCGCCGGCGACGAGGTCAAGAAGACCGTCCTGGAGCTCGGCGGCAGCGACCCCTTCGTGGTGATGCCGTCGGCCGACGTCGAACGCGCCGCGCGTGTCGCGGTGACGGCCCGGGTGCAGAACAACGGCCAGTCCTGCATCGCGGCCAAGCGCTTCATCGTGCACACCGACGTCCACGACGAGTTCACCCGCCTCTTCACCGCCCGCATGGCCGAACTGACCGTCGGCGACCCGATGGCGGAATCCACCGACGTCGGCCCGCTCGCCACCGAGCAGGGCCGCGACGACGTCGAAGGACTCGTGGACGACGCGGTGCGCCGAGGAGCCCGGGCCCTGTGCGGCGGGAGCAGGCCCGAGGCGTTCCCGAAGGGCTGGTTCTACGAGCCGACGGTCCTCACCGGGATCACCCCCGAGATGCGCATCCACCACGAGGAGGCCTTCGGCCCGGTGGCCACCGTGTACCGGGTCCGCGACCTGGACGAGGCGGTGGACGTGGCCAACGACACGCCCTTCGGCCTGAGCTCGAACGTGTGGACCCGGGACGAGGCCGAACAGCGACGCTTCGTACGTGACGTCGAGGCCGGCGGTGTCTTCTTCAACGGCATGACCGCTTCCCACCCCGCACTGCCGTTCGGCGGAGTGAAGCGCTCCGGCTACGGCCGGGAACTCTCGGGCCACGGGATCCGCGAGTTCTGCAACACCACGACGGTGTGGCACGCGGCCGAACCGGGCGCCAAGCCCGCGTAG
- a CDS encoding aromatic acid exporter family protein, whose translation MTLAITPLRRLAHRYREPAVVQAIRSTAAAVVSYVVALAVSDEPAPLTAPLTALLVVQVTLYTTLTTGIRRVNSVVAGVLIAIGFSALVGLTWWSLGLIILASLVIGRVVRAGEFVPEVAISAMLVLGVTRVADTAWDRVLETLIGAAVGLLFNVLFVPPVWIRPASDAITGLAAGMSTLLTHICAELGGPTTVEKAAARLHEARRLDNDIALVDAALRQAEDSLRLNPRVREGLLFRLVLRTGLDTLEICAVVLRVSCRTLTDLARTRPADTLFPPLVTQALQELYGHLAIAMESFAELITAQVSANAEEAEGRLTRELEIARMSRDRLAVLLLERVRAEPGMWQLYGALLAEADRVLDELGVDKRSQRLMEELDQHSRLRLERYPRWHRLTRRVRSLRSGRGRARDRDQVSE comes from the coding sequence ATGACACTGGCAATCACACCTCTCCGTCGGCTCGCCCACCGGTACCGGGAACCCGCGGTCGTCCAGGCGATCCGTTCGACAGCGGCTGCCGTCGTCTCGTACGTCGTCGCCCTGGCGGTGAGCGACGAACCGGCGCCCCTGACCGCGCCGCTCACCGCCCTGCTCGTCGTCCAGGTCACGCTCTACACCACGCTCACCACCGGAATCCGGAGGGTGAACTCCGTCGTCGCCGGCGTGCTGATCGCGATCGGCTTCAGCGCCCTGGTCGGACTGACCTGGTGGAGTCTCGGTCTGATCATCCTGGCCTCGCTCGTCATCGGCCGCGTGGTGCGGGCCGGCGAGTTCGTCCCGGAGGTCGCGATCAGCGCGATGCTGGTGCTCGGCGTCACGAGGGTCGCCGACACCGCCTGGGACCGTGTCCTGGAGACGCTGATCGGCGCGGCGGTCGGCCTCCTCTTCAACGTGCTGTTCGTGCCGCCCGTGTGGATCCGTCCCGCCTCCGATGCGATCACCGGTCTCGCGGCGGGCATGAGCACCCTGCTGACGCACATCTGCGCGGAACTCGGCGGTCCCACCACGGTGGAGAAGGCCGCCGCCCGGCTGCACGAGGCACGACGTCTCGACAACGACATCGCGCTGGTCGACGCCGCGCTCCGACAGGCCGAGGACAGCCTGCGACTGAATCCGAGGGTGCGCGAGGGGCTCCTCTTCCGGCTGGTGCTGCGCACGGGGCTCGACACCCTGGAGATCTGCGCGGTGGTGCTGCGGGTGTCCTGCCGGACCTTGACCGATCTCGCCAGGACCCGGCCGGCGGACACCCTCTTCCCGCCGCTCGTCACCCAGGCCCTACAGGAGTTGTACGGCCATCTGGCCATCGCGATGGAGAGCTTCGCCGAGCTGATCACCGCTCAGGTCAGCGCGAACGCCGAGGAGGCCGAGGGCCGGCTGACCCGGGAGCTGGAGATCGCCCGGATGAGCCGCGACCGGCTCGCCGTGTTGCTGCTGGAGCGGGTCCGCGCCGAGCCCGGGATGTGGCAGTTGTACGGGGCGCTGCTGGCCGAAGCGGACCGCGTACTCGACGAACTCGGCGTGGACAAGCGCTCCCAGCGCCTGATGGAGGAACTCGACCAGCACTCCCGTCTAAGGCTCGAACGGTATCCGCGATGGCACCGTCTGACGCGCCGGGTGCGCTCCCTCCGGTCGGGCCGGGGCCGCGCCCGGGACCGCGATCAGGTCTCGGAGTAG
- a CDS encoding VOC family protein translates to MTRDLENAQAFYGAVLGWTFRPTRLGEGFSVAMRDGVPIAGIGALAGRLGVPVAWTPYFAVDDADVTSARVRERGATMAVGPLTFGTGRAALAADPDGAVFGFWQGEVIPDWTAHRHRAAASLELRTRDAFAAAVFYGDVLDWACERPGCCDVSYEHDHVVIRRGHDTVARISGGAVEEAPDPQIRPRWHIHFDVPDLEAAVDTAVRLGGRTASPVRTTGDSRRVALGDPDGALFTIVTPLGASG, encoded by the coding sequence CCGCCCGACCCGGCTCGGCGAGGGTTTCTCGGTGGCGATGCGTGACGGGGTACCGATCGCGGGCATCGGGGCGCTCGCCGGCCGGCTGGGCGTCCCGGTCGCCTGGACGCCGTACTTCGCCGTCGACGACGCCGACGTCACCTCGGCGCGGGTCCGCGAACGGGGCGCCACCATGGCCGTGGGCCCGCTGACCTTCGGCACCGGGCGCGCCGCGCTCGCCGCGGATCCGGATGGGGCGGTCTTCGGTTTCTGGCAGGGCGAGGTCATCCCGGACTGGACGGCACACCGCCACCGCGCCGCCGCGTCGCTCGAACTGCGCACGCGCGACGCGTTCGCCGCCGCCGTGTTCTACGGGGACGTCCTGGACTGGGCGTGCGAGCGCCCGGGGTGCTGTGACGTCTCGTACGAGCACGATCACGTGGTGATCCGGCGCGGTCACGACACCGTCGCCCGGATCAGCGGCGGGGCCGTGGAGGAGGCGCCGGATCCGCAGATCCGCCCGCGCTGGCACATCCACTTCGACGTGCCCGACCTGGAGGCGGCCGTGGACACCGCCGTCCGGCTCGGCGGCCGGACCGCCTCCCCGGTCCGGACGACGGGCGACAGCCGCCGGGTCGCGCTCGGGGACCCGGACGGCGCCCTGTTCACGATCGTCACGCCGCTGGGCGCGTCCGGTTGA
- a CDS encoding DUF4230 domain-containing protein, which produces MDNSSLDSERQDRPRRPHRPARWGRIVGALAALALLFALVSRFDLIPGFGDLFGEKTRDRTGPVLLKSIRDMHRYEGAAGNFQVVVDLEKDAKFLPDSIRGTRTLYVGAGTVSGYVDLGRLDERSVTVNEDRTKATLRLPHAVLGPAALDLDRSYAVSQQRGLLDRLGDLFSDNPAGAQGVQRLAAQHITEAARDSGLVERTEKNTSAMLEGLLRSLGFKEVTVGYA; this is translated from the coding sequence ATGGACAACTCATCGCTCGACTCGGAGCGGCAGGACCGCCCAAGACGCCCGCACCGTCCGGCCCGTTGGGGACGGATCGTCGGCGCACTGGCCGCGCTCGCCCTGCTGTTCGCGCTCGTCAGCCGGTTCGACCTGATACCCGGCTTCGGTGATCTCTTCGGCGAGAAGACGCGGGACCGGACCGGTCCCGTGCTCCTCAAGTCGATTCGGGACATGCATCGTTACGAGGGCGCGGCGGGCAACTTCCAGGTCGTGGTGGACCTGGAGAAGGACGCGAAGTTCCTCCCCGACTCGATCCGCGGCACCCGCACCCTGTACGTCGGAGCGGGCACCGTCAGCGGCTACGTGGACCTCGGTCGGCTCGACGAGCGGAGCGTCACGGTGAACGAGGACCGCACGAAGGCCACGCTCCGCCTGCCCCACGCCGTCCTGGGCCCGGCAGCCCTCGACCTGGACCGCTCGTACGCCGTGTCCCAGCAACGGGGGCTCCTGGACCGACTCGGGGACCTGTTCTCCGACAACCCGGCCGGAGCACAGGGCGTACAGCGCCTCGCCGCCCAACACATCACCGAGGCGGCGCGCGACAGCGGACTCGTCGAGCGCACCGAGAAGAACACCAGTGCCATGCTGGAGGGGCTTCTGCGCTCCCTGGGATTCAAGGAAGTGACGGTCGGCTACGCGTGA
- a CDS encoding alpha/beta fold hydrolase codes for MNESDLRTADGRVLHVHDTGPGRSADGPVVFWHHGTPNIGAPPAPLFPAAARLGIRWVSHDRPGYGGSSPCPGRTVASAAADVRAVADALGIDRFAVMGHSGGGPHALACGALLPDRVLAVVSVAGLAPFDAEDLDWFAGMNPSGAASLRAAARGRGAKEHHEAGAVFDPEMFTPADHAALAGPWSWFADVVGPAVESGPGGLIDDDLAYVTPWGFRPTLITAPTLLLHGARDRVVPSAHGRWLADHIPGAELRMSPDDGHISVLGAGESALEWLATHRSV; via the coding sequence ATGAACGAGAGCGATCTGCGGACGGCCGACGGGCGCGTCCTGCACGTCCACGACACCGGACCCGGGCGGTCCGCCGACGGTCCCGTCGTGTTCTGGCACCACGGCACGCCGAACATCGGGGCGCCGCCCGCGCCGCTCTTCCCCGCCGCCGCCAGACTGGGCATCCGGTGGGTGTCCCACGACCGCCCCGGCTACGGCGGCTCGTCCCCCTGCCCGGGGCGGACCGTGGCGTCCGCGGCGGCGGACGTGCGGGCCGTCGCGGACGCGTTGGGCATCGACCGGTTCGCGGTCATGGGCCATTCGGGGGGCGGGCCGCACGCGCTGGCCTGCGGTGCGCTGCTCCCGGACCGGGTCCTCGCCGTGGTGAGCGTGGCGGGGTTGGCGCCCTTCGACGCCGAGGACCTCGACTGGTTCGCCGGCATGAACCCCTCCGGCGCGGCGTCCCTGCGTGCCGCCGCGCGTGGGCGCGGGGCGAAGGAGCACCACGAGGCCGGTGCCGTGTTCGATCCGGAGATGTTCACGCCGGCCGATCATGCGGCGCTGGCCGGTCCCTGGTCCTGGTTCGCCGATGTCGTCGGCCCGGCCGTGGAATCCGGTCCCGGTGGTCTGATCGACGACGATCTCGCCTACGTCACACCCTGGGGCTTTCGTCCCACCCTGATCACGGCGCCCACGCTCCTCCTGCACGGCGCCCGGGACCGGGTCGTACCGAGCGCGCACGGTCGATGGCTCGCCGACCACATCCCCGGGGCGGAACTGCGGATGAGCCCGGACGACGGTCACATCTCGGTGTTGGGTGCGGGCGAGAGCGCCCTGGAGTGGCTGGCGACGCATCGGAGTGTGTGA
- a CDS encoding heme-degrading domain-containing protein yields MSAPAPDVAELEAQEARLTLPRFTHEDAWELGSLLVTLARERSAPVAIDIRRGAQQLFHCALPGSSADNDAWIERKRRVVERYGVSSLLTGTRFRARGKDFDADGRLDPDLYAAHGGSFPIAVEGAGVIGAVTVSGLPQLDDHALVVEALERFRDRPRGERAAR; encoded by the coding sequence GTGAGCGCCCCCGCCCCCGACGTGGCCGAGCTGGAGGCCCAGGAGGCCCGGCTCACGCTGCCCCGCTTCACCCACGAGGACGCCTGGGAACTGGGTTCGCTGCTCGTCACCCTCGCCCGCGAGCGGTCGGCCCCCGTCGCCATCGACATCCGACGCGGCGCCCAGCAGCTCTTCCACTGCGCGCTCCCGGGGTCGAGCGCGGACAACGACGCCTGGATCGAACGCAAGCGTCGTGTCGTCGAACGCTACGGTGTCTCCTCCCTGTTGACCGGGACCCGCTTCCGGGCCCGCGGCAAGGACTTCGACGCGGACGGACGCCTGGACCCGGACCTGTACGCCGCGCACGGGGGTTCGTTCCCGATCGCCGTCGAGGGCGCGGGGGTCATCGGCGCGGTGACGGTGTCGGGGCTGCCGCAACTCGATGACCACGCGCTCGTGGTCGAGGCGTTGGAACGCTTCCGTGACCGCCCCCGGGGCGAACGCGCGGCCCGCTGA